One Eretmochelys imbricata isolate rEreImb1 chromosome 9, rEreImb1.hap1, whole genome shotgun sequence genomic window, TGGTGAAATTTATCTGCCGCTTTCCCTTAAGTAATCTTTGAGTTTTCCCAACTCAGCAGTCTGTGGATGTCCTGTATAAAATCATACAAATTCAATACAATGATTGTTCACACTATATGCTCTTTTGGTGTCATGGGATTCATTTCAACAATGAGATTGTGTTTTGCTTTGGCTTTCATAGCACACACATGCTGCATTCTACTTTGTGTATAATGCTTAGAAGTTGCAATAAAAGAGGATATTTTCCAAAAACCTGTTTTCTCTGGGCCTGATATGGGAAGGCCTAATTCAGCTGTGTCCTCTGGATTACTGGACAGCTGATAGTTGAGAAAATACTTTTAaggaaaaagaataaaagaaacaaCAAATGCAGCATTAACTGGTGATATGATCAGATATTGTTGGTTATAAAGTGTTTGGATAGTCAGGTGGCTATATATATTTTCAATCGTAGCAACATTTTGGTTGCCAGACACAATTATATAATTCATATAGTAGCtagatcagggtgggcaaactacagcccgcgggccaaatctggcccaccagccattttaatctggtcCTCGagcctgctggggagcggggtctggggcttgccccgctccggtgctccagccggggagcaggatcGGGGGCCACtccacgcggctcctggaagcagcggcatggccctctccagctcctatgcataggggcagccaggggcttcCTCTCCACATgcttcccccgccccaagcaatgcccccgcagctcccattggctgggaaccgcagccaatgggcgcttcaggggtggtgcctgcagatggggcagcgtgcagagccgcctgacTGCGCTTCCGCGtagaagccggagaagggacatgctgctgtttccgcgagccgcttgaggtaagagctgcccggagtctgcacccctgagcctctccccgtgcaccaactgcctgccccagccctgatcccccttctgctctctgaaccccttgatcccagcccagagcaccctcctgtacacCAAATCCTTCATTCCCAgtcccacccagagccctccccctccctccccacacaccctactccctagcctggagccccctcctgtacccctcatttctggccccacccaggacccccaaccagagcccactccccgtcccgcaccccaatcccaattttgtgagcattcatggcccaccatacaatttctatacccagatgtagcCCTAGagccaaaaattttgcccacccctgagctagataCTATGTTAATGGGCATCTTGTTTACTAATAATGAGAAAGTCTGATGTAATTTGAAAGGGATATGATTTGTACCTAAGACAGTGGGTTATTGCTAGTGTACCTGTGTGCAACTTGAACTGTAGTGTTTCTGTAATGAATAATGCAGTGAAAGTAGTTAAGATGCCTACCGAGTAGCTGTTCCTTACATGTCACAACGGACATGGTAAACCATTCAAATGTTGGGCTAACATCTTACGGATCCTGTCAAATTCAATTTTGATGTAGAAGACTCCACaaaagaaagggagggagggagggattgtgtaagatgcatgcatccgatgaagtgggctgtagctcatgaaagcttatgttcaaataaatttgttagtctctaaggtgccacaagtcctccttttctttttgcctcaaGAGTGGACTCTGGAGCACTGTGGCTTTGGCTGTGTTTCAATGCATGTTAAGCATGGGGTAGGTAGGTAGTAGGTAGGTGGGGTAATTTAACTTAAGGTAGCCTAACCTGCAGTAGTGCAACCACATCTCTATTTTGTCGTATCCCATCTCAGCACTGGTGTTGTATCCTGTGACAAGCATTACAGCTATCTGGGCACATACTGCAAGATTCATATACACAATTTACTGTGCCAATCTATGCTCACATTGGCAGGTGTTGTGGGACAACTTGTCTGCCCTCTCTGGTGACTGCATGCTGATACATGGGTATGTTAGTAGGCATTTTTTTCCTATATCAGACAGCAGACGTGAAGATGGAGAAACTGCAAGGCAAACTGCACGTAGGACACTGAGCGGGAGCTGAGCAGAGTGATAATCCACTTCCAGTCACAAGGCTAATGGGAAGGTACTGGAGGATCATCATGTCTTGATTGTTGTCCCTGGCTGCACATTTTCACTGCACTTCCTTCAGTAGCAGTATGTTATCTCAGGATCTGCCCCATAGCTCAGGGAGTGGTCGCTACTATATGATGTAGCACTGATAGAGACGTGTAGCTGTTTAATTTCCATATTTACATAATCTGAAATTACAAGGTTATAAATTAAAATGAGCTTTGGGTGTTGACATGCATTTTATACTTACAATAAAGCTTGGTATGTACTATGGAGATTTGTCTGGATAGGTCATGTAGCTCTTCATTAgttcagctctttgcagcaggatACCCTTTGCAACATGAGTCAAGATAAAGGGTCAAGGAAGACATGTGTCGTGTTACTTGCATCTGATTTCAGATGCCGTTTTCCCACTCCAAAATCAGATTGACTACACACCTTTTGTCTCTGAGTTGGAAGATTGGAGCTGGAGCACACATGTCACCCTTTTGCATCAGTATGTTATGCACAGTTACATTTTATTTACTCCACATACATCTTTTCTGAAGATCCAAGAGAATATTCATCAGTTATCAGTGAacttccaatgcctgatggatCAAGAATGATGTCAACCTGGTTGCCCCTGCCCACTGTTGCATTAGGAACATACGAATATAGTATTTGCAATACTGCgtcatatcacattggtacattGTAATGTCAAGTACCTACTTTTACATGATGCTTTCCAGGTGACATTCCACCTTCTCCCACTATACATAACCCACTGAGCTTATCATGCAATGCTGGATATGTAGGGGAAACATTTCTTACTGGCCCTGTGGTGATTTAGCTTCTGTCcaaaagcatgagatttgattatctGTATCTCAGCTTGCACAACTATCACTGGTATACTTGGTCATCAAATTCTCCAGCCCCTTTTCAAATCTAGCTACGCAGTTTAACTTTATGAACTCTTGCATTAGTGGATGCCACAGGCAGGTTACAGCTTGTGTGAagtgttttatttgcttttaaattgacAGCCATGACCTATCCCTAAGTGTAGGAAGATTTTACAATCTCAGGCTCAATAATATATCATTGCTTGAATAATCTGGTACTGTAGCACTAACTTTTCACTTGCTCATTTCAGCAGTATTTAATGTCTCCTGAAATGCTTCTTGTTCCAGTGTCTGAACATGGTTTGCATTCCCTTAACTAACAGCACACTCTGATTAATAAAGACATGCAGCACTGATGAAGACATAAGATAACTGGAATTGGCCATTACTCCCTAATAATAACCTCTGCTGAATAATGACTGGCTTTTCCTGAGCCATCAATTCACCAACCAGTCAATATCTGCTGGCATCACCCCTCGCTTGAAGATGACTGTATAATCATGGCTTATTACTAAACTCTGAAACAGAACACACAATTACTTTCACTGGTAGAGCTTGTGTGATCCTCTTCTGAGgggaagagattaaaaaaaccacTGAAAATATTCTCAAATACTCCAAACAAACAGGATTTCAATTGTCTGCAGAAGCCACCCAATGTGTCCACTACAGCCAGCCACCTATTGTAATATCCATCCATATGCCTAAACCAGCCATCTTATTTTCTAAGCAGCATAGAAGGGGAGGAGTAATGTGGATAAAATGGACACCCGGATAATCAGTGGCCTTACAGCCATTGTATTGAAGGTGAATGTTCCATTCCATTTAAATGAAGCCATCCTGCTGTCATTATAGATCTAAAAGGTTCAGCTTCGTGGAAGGATTTAATGGTAACCCTTCAGCGGTAATCGGATTAGAGGGGCTCATATAACTGCATGGTCTGAAGAACAGATAAAAGAAACCAGAGTTCAAACTCGCCACAGAGGACAGGCATTGAGCTGTGTGGTGCAGAATCAACTCGCTGTTCTGAGGCTTTGGCTATCATATACCCCAGAAATGCCTGCAAATTTCAATGGTTACTGGAAAATGCTTAGCAATGACAATTTTGAGGAGTATCTGAAAGCACTGGGTAAGATTTCTTTCATGTTTCTTTAGCAAATAATCAATAAAATGCCACCTCTCTTAGTCTTGGGTTGGATTTGATTTCTTCTGGGATAGTCACAACCACAATTTTAATGCAGtctttaaaaaatgctttcttcAAAAAATATGATTACTCTGTGTTATGCAAAGTTTTGTTTGATTTGCTTTAAGCGACCTGTTTGCTTTTTACCTTACTACCACTAATCTATGCAGAGATTCAGCTACAGAACTTTAAAGAGCAAGCAAAAATTACTCTCTCAACATACATGTaggtggaaagaaaacaaaatgtgctTGATGTAGAAGTTTGTGTATATGCAGTTGGCAGGGAGGTACGTAAAATGCTTATTTCTATAGAAGTAGCATTTTTAAGTAATCAGAATGAATTTGTGTCAAATAGCTCAGTAGGAATTAGTAATGTCATGTTTCCTTTCATCTGTTTGTTTAGAAACACGTTTGTTGTGGTAATAAATGTAAAGGGTACAAGGTTTTTTCCAAGTAAGCAAATTAATTCACTTGTAATTAACTTTAGTAAAACAGCCAGGGAACTATGTACTTGTATTTTGGTCCATCCCAATCCTCTCAAGTTGTACAAGTCTTGTATTGTTGTAGATTTGTGGCTTTACTGcaaatctttttttctgttttgctttcaGATGTAAACATTGCTGTGAGAAAAATTGCCAACTTGCTAAAACCTGACAAAGAAATCATTCAGAATGGAGATCATATGATCATTAAAACGCTAAGCACTTTTAGAAACTACATCATGGAATTTGATGTAGGAAAAGAGTTTGAGGAGGATTTAGCAGGGGTAGATGATCGCAAATGCATGGTAAGTATTAGAACTGTTACTATTGCATGACAAAAAAAGATTAGAAATAATTAGTAATAATCCTAGGTCTTGCAGCAGGATGCAGAGGCAAGACATTTTCATGTGGTTATtcttagaatttttatttttgtatttgacaGCTTCATTTAGACAGGGCTGTAAACTGTTTTTAGCTTGTCTTTACAATAAAGGAATGTTAATGTTAAACTTGAATGTGaagttatttcttttattaaagAACAGGCTCTAGGTTTAAATTGTCTCTAGTATAATGTAATTGTAGAATGACATTTGCTATTCAAAAAGTCATTTACAGCCACATTGTGCCACCCTTATATTGAGTAGTGCTTCACCACAGAAGCAACCCTGTTGATCTCAGTGGGGTAATTTACTACTTAATATGAGCAAGGGTGACAGGACGGAGGCCCCTAATGTTTAGGAACTGgtgcttttcctctctctctctctctctctctaccttcCCTCACTTCTGTGGTGTTGAGAAGTTGTATAGTCAATTACTTGACCACACTCTTTGTTATGAAATATATACAAGAGGCCATAACCAATGccagtcaggtttattgctctAGGCCAGTTATAATATAGTACAGGAAAAAGGATCTATATGGATGATACCATTTTCCATGAAGCTGTCTCATGCAGCGTTGTTACATTCACCTTGCGCAGAAGGTGTGCTCCCGCAGTTACACCCTTTTTATCCACTACCTGTTTACCAACGAAAGGTACTGTGGATGTCATGTGAAACTAGATTTCactataaatcttcccactgtattttccactgaatgtatccgatgaagtgagctgtagctcacgaaagcttatgctcagataaattggttagtctctaaggtgccacaagtactccttttctttttgtagatttaACTGATCAGCTGTCTACCTGGCTTTTCTGGTAGCATGGTGTACCCCTTATATTTTGTTCTGAACACATGTGTTTGAGGTATTAAAGAACGTGAAGACACCTCCTAGGTTTGTCCTAGGGTAGTTAGCCTGTGAGGGGAACTCCCGTTCTGTTGCTATAATAAAATAATCACATGTCCTGATCCTGACAGCTTTCCTATCTACTTAAGCCATAGCTTACTTCAGGTATGCAAAGTGTTATGGAATACTGAGCATAAGTGAACAGGAGTATAATAAAGATATAGGCCAATTTAGGCTATTTAACTGCTATATTTATGTTTAgtaatatttgtgcttaatgctTAATATATATGGTGTGGATAATACATGTTATCAATATAATATATATGCAAGTAGCCAGTATATACTGGTCGACAATGGAGAGTTTCGCTACACTACAGACAGCAGGCTTAGCACATCCATTTAACAAGACAAAACCAGAGCAAATCTTACAGTAAGTAAGTGTCTCCAAGTGCTCTCCCTTGTGAGCTTTTACAAAATATTGTCTCTGGCAAGAGGTATCTCATGACCAATAATACCAATTAGCAGAAAAGGCTCAAGACTATCAAGCTACTTAGATAAGTC contains:
- the RBP1 gene encoding retinol-binding protein 1; the encoded protein is MPANFNGYWKMLSNDNFEEYLKALDVNIAVRKIANLLKPDKEIIQNGDHMIIKTLSTFRNYIMEFDVGKEFEEDLAGVDDRKCMTNVSWDGDKLLCVQKGEKEGRGWTQWIEGDEMHLEIRVGGVKCKQVFKKVQ